The region GCATCTCGAATATCCCGTAAACTCATGGGTATTCAAAAAGAGGTCAATATGTGGCCGGATATTTCTTGACAACCAAATACTTCAAGAAGATCCACAATATCCTTtcatggagatcaaatacatcCCAAGAAAGTCCACAcatatccaaatccaaatcatccTATGTTCGAGAAATATGCTATTAATGACCCTCGAATAACGACAAAAAATAGGAGAAAAGAATCAAGGGATGAAGATTTGTACTCACAATCTTGATAAATAAAATCTCTTTATAAGTGTGGTTGCAGTTTATATtccatatttgaaaatttgttgcAAATAGATCCTTCAGTGTGTATATCCCTTTATCAGTCAAAATTCACTACACCAAGAACACAAAGTAACACCCAAAAATCTGCCAAATTTGAAGTCTTTGCTAAAGCTAAATATTTCGAAACCTGAAACATTATGAATCACAAAGCCATTGTCTCAAAACTCCATTGCCAGCCATTAAAGGAGTTCAAGCTCAAAATCTAAAAATTGATTTGCGCAAACGTACTTTATTTTGAGTGGATGATATCTCAAAAAGAACCGGAAAGTCAAGGGGAGTTCAAATCTAAAATTTGGGGctatttgggtcaaatttgagCTAGTTTTGAAATGAATTTTAGTGCTAGTTCAATGAAGTTCGAAGTTATAGTGGAATTGGATAAAAAATGTATTAAAGTTGTATCATAATTGTATGATGagttgtatgaaaattgtattttaaatcTTGTTTGTTGTGGTTGTATCAaatttgtatgaaagttgtatacaatattGTTACAATTGTCGTATTAAATTTctagaaacctaatatgaacttgATACAAAATTTGTACAGttatatgcatatttcatacCGTTGTTTATACATGAAATTGCGATCgaaattttaagccttgaacgagatatacatatttcatactgaTTTCATACAGTTCTCATACACcaaattttgagtgaaatttttaAGTCTTAATGAAAATTTcgtatatattttctataaaGAACTCTTGACATATTCTGAAAACTCTTGTCACGTTTTGTAAACATgtttcttattatatatatatatatatatatatatatatatatatatatagatgattctcccAAAATAATATTCATACAGAAGCCAATTAGTATGATGACTTCGTGAAAACTAGTTTAAGTTGAGTAATTGTTgatacaaaataaatataagtaATTTTAGTAGATAACTTGTTATAGTTGAGCCACCATATAAGTTATTCACTCTGAAAACAAATGATACTTAAATCCACCAATCAAatgtttgagttttttttttttttttttttgggggggggggggggggtgggtttAACCGTTCAGACCATTAGATGCCCGGAATTCGCTGAtgcaattaatttaaatttacattGTATAAGATCCATTAAATGGAAAAAATGCTCCTACTAAAATGTCTGAGTTATTTGTCATTGCACTTCACTGACACAGTTTAATATTGGACAAGGTTTGGTCAAgttgattaaatttttttgttgataaattgtgtttctatatatatgaatatacttGATTAACTGTTAGAAAATTTATGAGTAAATTGTGTCTCTGTTTGCCTTGGTAGCAATTTGTCTCAACTTTTGCGGTTTAACCATTGAACTTCGACATtatcaaattattaattaataattagtaaATACATTAAGCAGAAAGGGCAAAGAAAAACAACTGAATTTGTACAAACATTTCTTTTTGGGGAAAATGTGTCTAGCATTTTTATCATAAACTATATCtactattttttcatttttcttatacTTAAAAGAGTATGCATGTCATAAGTTAGTTCTTCAGAACTCTACACAAAATAGTCAAAAACTCTATTTCAGATACATCTTTCTagacataaaaatatataagagAGACATAAAAGTTTAAAGGAAATAAGCTATTCCACATAAGTCAATAATCTTCATCTCTAACCAACTTTAGCCTCTGCACTGACTCAACAAAAGTCCTGCAAAAATCACAAATTCCcaaattattatttcataaaaagaaaatagagaaaCAATAATCTTGAAATTAGAAAAATtggttaattaaaattttagacATACTTCCATGGTACATCACCAGCAAGAAGCCAATCACCTTCTTTATCCTGATAAGTAAGTTTATAAGCATCACCAATTTCTTTACCTGTAATTAAAAAACAACTAATTTAGCAATTTTAGCCcacaaaaatagaaataaaaatagctccaaatttggaaaatggaatacactaagtaggcgtttggccatagaaaccaaaaactttttcactttttttggaattttggagtcaAAGTTATGTTAGGCCatagtttttaaaattgtaatttttgttcaaatgtagttgttttggttgttaaaaaattgaaaaacttgaaaaacaagtttttcttgtttttcaaattccggaatacaacttcaagttgtatttagaatttttatggccaaacattgatttcggaaaaaagtgaatttttttttattaaaaaaagtgaataattcttatggccaaacgggccctaagtataggcgtttggccatagaaaccaaatatttttcactctatttgaaaatttgaagttggagttgtgtttcaTTATCATTTCtgcaaaataaatatttagttatttgagtcaagagagtgaaaaaagtgaaaacagaaTTTTTAACGTTtcctaaaattttcataaccaaacactgattttcaaataaaataaaaaacaattgTAAAAAAGTGGATAATTCACTGActtaaaaaacaagaaaatttgcAAATTCAGTTTATACTCACTTTTTCCAAACATGGAAATTAAAGTGTCAGTGAGTGTCCCATATGATTGAAAAAGACTTAAGTCAATTTTCCTTGCAATTCCCACTCCTTCCATTTTCACTTTCACATACTTATATAAAGATCCTCTGCCACTGCCACTGCCACTGCTGCCGCCGCCGTTCTCCACCGTGACATAGTTCACTGCACCGCCACCGTCGCGGCTGCTCTGGTGGCAGAGCTTTTTCCTTAATGAATTAACCGGTGGCCACCCTACCACCCCATCTTCATCACCATCTTTTCTGTTCAATCAAAGCAAAAAAATGTCAACAACTTTCTTGAAATAATTATAAAACTACTACCATAACAAACATATAATACTAAGTAAGTATCTTGTTTGGCTATTAAtagttttcactttttcttCCGAGAATATTACTTCGAAAAACTGTTTGGACATAGAATTGTTATAACTTTCCGGAATTGAAAAACTCCAAGGAGctgttttcataattttcactcagtgcatttttccaaatttcacaaaTCTTATGTCCAAACATCCCACTGGTAATCATAGCCAAATAACATTTAGTTCAGAACTCATTacacttttaaaattataagtttatgaattcaaaatttaatagTTATTTATACAGTGTCTAAAATACTGAGTGCAATTAAACCCGTGATTATTTCTACATTTGCCTATGATAAGAGTAATTAGATATCAGTTTCTTCCAAACAAACttagaatcattatggattagaagtagaaaaatgaaaataaatgttttaatGGTACCTTTGAGGTTCACTGTGATCATCATCAGCTTTATCCCAAACAAGCAAAGGCAAAGTTTGAAGAACTTggacattattttcatcttggAAATCAAGAATTTCACTTGAGCTTGGTTTTTTGGTGTTCAAATTGAAATTTCCACACAAAGACTCAATTTTGAATTCATCAACATTATACCCTTTTGTTGAATTGCTACAAAGTGCAAGTCCCAATTGTAGCTCCAtcatgttttccaagaaaaaagTTCAATTTCTTGACACTTAGCTTGTGTTTAAATATATGACAAGAAAATTAGTTTAGAGGATTCTTGTTGTGAAACAAGCAGTtgatacacacacatatatatatatgtagtatgcgtgtgtgtatatatagtattgtataaataataattatatatgCGTTCACTCACCCACCACCTAACGAATTGAGGGGGACATGGTGAGATGGGGAATGAGACAAAGAAGTGAATAAGGGGCAAGAGTTTCTCAAGTATGTCTCTATCATTGTTATACTTTTAGCCGACCCAATGGACACTAGGAATATATTTTTGGGCAGACAATAAGCCCTTTATTATTTAATGTGTTGCTTAATCGTACACGCATTCAATGCGCGTGCATGCATGCCAACTGACTGATTTCCCTCTTTTATAGTTTTATGGCAAACATTTTATTGCTCTTTTTGTTATAGTAGCATACAACAAGTTATAGAGAAAGTATTTGCATGCTTTCCTATTTCGGATTTGAGTTAACTCCTATGCACTCAAAAACGTcaaagtttttttaaattttttatcagATCATCTAAAAGTTGATATTTCCTCCggcccaatttatgtggtatttttcgattttcgagagtcaatttgactaaatagTGAAgctaaattattttatattaattcaatattttacaattaaaatttatatctttaaaaactatataaaaagtactataagttacaacttttctcatatcaatttagtgaaaaatacatcttaaaatattggtcaaagttcATACAGTTTGAATCTCAGGaagcgaaaagtatcacataaattgggacagagggagtaatatatgcAATTGTTGATAATAAGTAAAACGGATGGATGAAAAGATTAAGGTAGAGAACTTCTTAGAGCAGAGAGtgaaaaatatatgttattACAGATTAAAATACGCTAATAGTATTTTTATACAGTTAGAGGTTGTTTGGCTGATTGTGtagtataattaattttaacGTAAAATCATGGATAATTAGTATAATATTTGGTTaatcgcaaaaaaaaaaaaaaatcaccgcACTGACACGTATTAGCAATACGAGGGTTGAACAACTTAAAAACAAGAATGCTCTGAGAGTAAATAATTATTGTATAATAATAACATTCAGCTTTATTAATAACCGTATAACAATTTCTTTATTATTAATTACTATATAATCAATTCCTAGACTATAATCTCCGCAAAACTACACTGTGTGAATTAAAATACTCATTACTGCATataatttaaactattttaattttgatttatatacatatatcgacaATGAAAAATACAGTGTCAATTGTTCAATCTTTATTTCTCTCTGATCCAATTCATTCAGTCAGAAATTGTTCAAATTTCTCCTAGCTACTTCTTTTTCTGGTTCTAAGTTGAGCATGCACAACTTGATGTATTCACCTTTTCTGGAAAAGGAGTTGCCTTGAATTAAAGTTTGGTAGTACtttctttacctttttcttttaagaagTTAATTAAAGTCTTAAAGACTCAATTTTCTTCATTATGGCCTAGCTCTGGTCATGGAGTAATGATCTGGTCTGTGGAGTAGATCAACAAATCAGGCCATACTTCATCAATCATGACTAGTAAATATTTACGACAGCtaggtttttttattttttttacttttataattgTGGGGTTCAGAAAAGTTTGAGTGGACCTCGATTAATTTTGCAAGTACTTGTTATCttccataaacataaatatCAGGGCGTAACTATAGGGGTGCAAGGGTGAACCCCCATTTTCGGAAAGTTACAGAGTATATATAAGGTTAatttgtttatatatgtataatattaagtTTTGAATCCTTGTAACATAATATGAACTTCAGCTCACCAGTCGAGGGGCATAATTTTAGCCCATTGTTGCAGGTTTGAGTCTcgctagatttttttttcttacctttttgAATTTCCTTGTCAAATGTGCTCTAAGTCCACCAAAATTTAAATAGATGAAGCAAAATAACATGGtactaatattttttatatgtcGAAATTTGAACTGAGATTTCATGATTTAACCAACTTCATTAGCTATTAGGTCAAACTTTCCGGGTACAATCGGATATTAATATCATCTAAACTGGAATTGCATGCATGCACAGGCGAAACCAAGGTTTAAGAGTGAAAGACTTTTCCTTAAACTTCATGGTTCAAAATAATTAGTTATAAATATCTATATGACCGTAAATAATCAcattaagaaataaaataaaaaaattaaaatattagcaaaagtgtatcattcttttttagattgaattaaaaaaaaatgacataattttttcttgagaaGCAGAGTTTATGAAACACACATTGTGGGAGCGTGAAAAGCAGGGACGTCTGGTGGTTGTCCAGTGAATCTGCAATTCCAACCAAAACCCTATATTTCTGAGTCCCCTTCCCCACTTATACTAGGCAAAGTGTGTTTTTTTTCCTTGGCAAAAAATACAGTCAAAAAGGGTTATATTGCGTTAGTATGTATCTTTCTTGGcacaattttatttaattaaaaaaatttcatttagatTTTGAGAATGAAATTGCTTCCGAAAGAAAAATTTCATCCCCCAACGTAGTTTCCTTGGCacaattttatttaattgaatATAAACCAAGTATCGAACAGGGGTGGATTCAACATTATCTTACAGGGTTCATTTAAGTTCAATATTTTCGACATAAGGGTATAAATGTATCTATAAAAATCTACTAAAAAGCTTCTAAATCTACTAAAAAGCCATTGATTTTAGAATGTACTAAATTCATTTTAAAGATTGAatccataaaattttaaattttgaatatacttataatattgAGCActaaataaataactaaaaatgAATGATAAAATATTGTCAAAGACTCTCAAAGGCTCAAGGAAAACCCAAAAGGGAAGGGGGTCCACTAAAGTtcccatttcatgaaaatttgtaTTCCTCCCTCCAGACATGCTTCGAAGTATGAACTTGTGTTTGTTGACAACATTCACTGCATTTTGATTGTCTTTGAACTttgcaatttcttttaaaaaaaaaaatatatatatatattgttccgTATTCAAATTTAAACTAATTCAGATAAACTCAATTGCGGAGTAAAgcactttttattttaatgaaaGACATGACGCGGATTCGGATTAGTCAGTGTCCCAATATGAATATTGAACACCGGATGGAAGatcaaacaaaccaaaaaaattaatgcaAGAATTTTAAAAGACCAAACTCTGTTAAGGGTAAATATTTGTTagaattttaataaatattatatttaaatttataattttttaaatacaatatAGAGTATGGTAAAAGCTACTGTATTCACGGGAACAACTAATCGGGCTTTTAGAACTGCCGCTGACTCTAACCCGTGATAATCCCATTTCTTGTTAATCTAAATTTTTTTATCCAAAACCTCAGACAATCGAAAAATTAAAACGAGAtgaataataattaaagaatAAACAAATCCTACTCAACTCTGTTTACATGCATGCATTAAGCTAATTATTATACTCATCCGTGATCTAGTAACCTTGGACTAATAAAACAATATGTGATGCATTATTAATAGATTATTTAATTTGAAGTAAGGACCATGGAAGAAATAAGGATGTGTCTTTATGTCGTACCAAAAATACGAAAAAGtagaaagaataagaataataaaatatttaggaGACACATGTTCCCAATATGGGCAAAGGAAATTTTTTGTTTCGTTTATGTTTGgtcccataaaaaaaaattcattaatattattttaccaCGATTTTCTCGAGAGTGAaacgagttttttttttttaatgattttttcatatgccttatatatatatatatattatcaattgttagttattataattataatattttttatacagtatctaaatatgtaaattttgttttaaaaaatttcaaaatttcacattCAAATTCATGGTCTAAATTGAAAATTTATGACTCTTTAAAATTCGTGCcagataaattaaaaaagaggtAATAATAAAATGAGGAGACATATGTTCCCAATATGGGCAAGGGAAATTATATTCCTGTTTCGTTTATGTTTGGTcccataaataaattaaattaattgttaTATAATGGCTGCATCACTTACAACACAAGAAAGATGACATTGCTAAGGTTGCAAGAAATGAACTCGACCATATTGTCTCCTTCGTATTAAATACCTAATATCTTATGTTATTGTCAAATTGCTATTATGAAGGAACAAGTGTCACGTGCTTTACATGTGGCCATTCCAAGAACCTACACGAGTGGCATGATGTGTCACTCAAATTCGAACAAATAATTCATTGTCTATTATGATTAGTCTTAATCTATATCCATTTGGCGTGACCCACGTGTAATTTTCCACAAAGACGAatccaaaaattaaataaaacgaagtcaattttcaagatttttaCACTAAAATTCTTTATACAATTGTAATTAGGACTAGATGGTCTATCCACAAGAAGACgcccaacactttagattatagtgtatctatgtgtatgtagttgtgtttggatagtgataatatatatatactatgttcaaaacacgattaatataacattgtagtttgtgctccgtatctaaaactttattatattcgtgtttgctacgaatacaaagtcaagcaaaaatttattaatactttttaaaagagaagacttgtttaaaaggaaactattttctctctttgagataaaataataatatttaagcatcgttgatactttcaattttaattagattaatttaaaggtgtaaaatacttattattttttatcaaattttgatttggataattctaattcaaattattaaattaattttacatctttaaaataaaacaaagtagaaattgattttctatttaaacgaagaaatcttgttt is a window of Lycium ferocissimum isolate CSIRO_LF1 chromosome 12, AGI_CSIRO_Lferr_CH_V1, whole genome shotgun sequence DNA encoding:
- the LOC132039787 gene encoding auxin-responsive protein IAA20-like, which translates into the protein MMELQLGLALCSNSTKGYNVDEFKIESLCGNFNLNTKKPSSSEILDFQDENNVQVLQTLPLLVWDKADDDHSEPQRKDGDEDGVVGWPPVNSLRKKLCHQSSRDGGGAVNYVTVENGGGSSGSGSGRGSLYKYVKVKMEGVGIARKIDLSLFQSYGTLTDTLISMFGKSKEIGDAYKLTYQDKEGDWLLAGDVPWKTFVESVQRLKLVRDEDY